From one Aquicella lusitana genomic stretch:
- a CDS encoding helix-turn-helix domain-containing protein, with protein MSTTEKWMTVSEIAKHLGVAAITIYRWLEKGRIPAHRVGKQWRFNQNEVDAWVLSGNASEDV; from the coding sequence ATGAGCACAACTGAAAAGTGGATGACAGTAAGTGAAATCGCCAAGCATTTAGGCGTTGCCGCGATAACAATATATCGCTGGCTTGAGAAAGGACGCATTCCCGCCCATCGTGTCGGCAAGCAATGGCGTTTTAATCAAAATGAGGTTGATGCCTGGGTTTTATCCGGCAATGCTTCCGAGGATGTTTAA